The sequence below is a genomic window from Chloroflexota bacterium.
TCTTTCATCCTCGAGAGGAGAGGATATGGACATGAGCACATTGACCTTCCAGCGCCTGGAGGAGATGCTGTCGGCGTTGGCTGGAGCTCGCGTTCTGCTCATCGGTGATCTGTGTCTGGACGCTTACTGGTACGCGGATATGACCCGCTCCGAGCTGTCCCGGGAGACGCCGCGGTTTCCGCTGCCCATCGTGACGGAGACCTACAGTCCCGGCGGCGCGGCCAACGTGGCGGCCAACCTGGCCGCGCTGGGGGTGGGGCACGTTCAGGCCATCGGCGTGCTGGGGAATGACTGGCGCGGGGAGATCCTGATGCGTGAGCTGGCGGATCGGGGCATCGACCTCTCCGCCGTGGTGCGCTCCCTCCAGCGCACCACGCCCACGTACATCAAGCCCATCCGGCGGGGCTACGGCGATGTGGAACAGGAAGACAGCCGCCTGGATTTCCAGGACTTCGCCCCCCTGCCGGCGGATCTGGAGGATGCGGTGATCGAGGCGGTGCGCGGCGCCATCGCGGCCGCTGATGCCGTCATTCTCGGCGATCAGTTGGACCCTGGCGTGATCACGCCGCGCGTGCGAGCGGCGCTCATCGAGATGGCCGCGGCCGATCCGGAACGTCCCTTTGTGGTGGACTCCCGCAAGCATATCGGCGAGTTCCGGGCGATGATCCTGAAGCCCAACGAGCTGGAGCTGGCTCAGGCCATGGCCCCCGACCGGAAGGGGGTCATCGATCGATCCATGGTGGAGGAGATGGGCCGGGCGTTGGCCCGTCGGTCGGGACGCCCTTGTTTCGTCACGCTGGGATCGGACGGCGCGCTGCTCTGTCGTGAGGATGGGACGGTGCATCTGCCCGCCGCTCCGGTGCGCCCGCCGCTGGACATCGTGGGCGCGGGGGATGCCTTCCTGGCGGCTCTGGGGGCCGCGCTGGCTGCCGGGGCCGCGTTGGAGGAGGCAGGGAGCCTGGGCAACCTGGCCGCGGCCGTGGTGGTGGAGAAGCTGAATCAGACCGGCACCGCCTCTCCTGACGAGTTGCGTGAGCGGCTGGAGCTGGCCCAACGAGTGGAGGACGCCTCATGACGCCCTTCGACTGGCTGGAAGTACTGAATCCGAACGTATCCCTGGGACATATTCGACACGCCCTCTTCGACTTCGACGGCACCATCTCCACCATCCGACAGGGCTGGGAGGGGATCATGCGGCCGTTGATGGTGGAGATGATCTGCGATGGCGCCGATGTGCCGCCCGAGCGGCGGGAGGCCATCGAACGGGAGGTGGCGGAGTACGTGGATCGTTCCACCGGCATCCTGACCATCCGGCAGATGGAGTGGCTGGCGGAGGCCGTGCGGCGGCATGGCCTGGCGAGGGAGCCGCGCTCGGCTCGGGAGTATAAGGCCATCTACAACGAGCGGCTGCTGCGGCCAGTGCGAGAGCGCCTGGGCCGCCTGGAGCGCGGCGAGGTCACCGTCGATGACCTGATGATCGCCGGCGCCCGTCGTTTCCTGGAGCTGTTGGTCGAGCGGGATGTCATCCTCTATCTGGCGTCGGGGACGGATCACGAGTACGTGATGGAGGAGGCCGGCGCGTTGGGGATCGTCCACCTGTTCTCAGGCGGAATCTACGGCGCCCTGGACGAGACCGAGGCACATGACAAAGCTCGTATCATCCAGCGCATCCTGGATGATCACGACCTGCACGGGGCCGAGCTGGTGGTGGTGGGCGATGGCCCGGTGGAGATCCGAGAGGCGAAGGATCGGGGGGCGCTGGCGTTGGGCGTCGCCTCGGATGAGGTGCGCCGGCGCGGCTGGAACGAGCGAAAGCGACAGAGGCTGATCAACGCCGGCGCCGACCTGCTGATCCCGGACTTCACCCAGGCCGAGACGCTGGCCCGGATCCTCTTTGGGGAGCTGGCGTTGCCCTCTTGAAGGAGGGCGGTGGGAGAAAAGAGGGCCCGACCTCTCGGCCGGGCCCTTTCTTTATGCCACCAGGCGATCGTATCACACGGTTGCGGAAGGGATTTCCGCCGGGGCCTGTGCCTGCCGTGCGACCTGGCCGAACAGGTGGAACTCCACCATCGCCGCCCAGAAGCCCGCGAAGAGCAGGCCGATGCCGCACAGGAGGGTGCCGACGATGGCGCCCACGAGGCCGGCGACCATGCTCCCGATCAGGGCGACGATGATGCTGCCGATGTGTTCCCGGGTGAAGGCGAAGATCTCCCCGAATCGGAGCCCGGAGCTGATCTCCTCCGTCTCGGCGAAGAGGTTGAGGATCCCCGGGACGGCCAGCGCCAGCAGGATGCTCCAGATGGTGGAGATGCAACTGAGACAGATGGAGAGGATGGCGGCCAGTCCTTCCAGATCCGTGTTGCCCAGGAGCGCGGAGAAGAGGGCGGAGATAACCGCTATCACGATGATGGGTAGGCTCCAGATCAGAAAGATGACGAAGAGTTTAAGACCTGTGACCGCCTTGTCTCCCCAGTTGTCCCATCGTGGCAGTGGATATTCCACGCCGTCTCGTACGTTTTTGAAGAGTTCGACCGCGTAGCCCTGAAGAACGAAGAAGAAGAAAAAGCCGATGAGGATCGGGGAGAGCAGAACCCCTCCCAGGACCATGAGGCCGCCGATGAGGACCTTCGACGTCCACTCGGGATCCTCGAAGACGAAGGTGAGAGCCTTGCCGATGTCCATGAGTTTCCTCCTGATGAGCTGCGATCCGTTGAGCGGCAGACGGGAGATGGAACCGGTTCGATTATAACAAAGAGCGCGTAAGTCTGCAATGCTCCGTGACTACCAGGTGGCTGACGTTTAGACGACGGGTGGTCTAGAAGGGAAGGCCCAGCCAGCGAGATAGGGCGCCCCGTATCAGGTTCAGAGCCAGGATCTCCATCAGGGCCAGCGCCAGCCCGGGCACGAGCACCATCGCCGCGTCCCCCCAGGTCTCGGCCACGCCGTCCCTGCGCAGCGCCAGCGCCACGATCATGGTGTTCACCATGGTCAGCAAGGCCAGGACGCCCAGGACGCTGAGGAGGGCGGCCGGGTATAGCAGCGATGCCCATTCGCTCCGTATCGCCAGGACGATCAGCGTCGACAGGAGCATCCATCCCAGCAAGTCCCGCCAGCCTCGCAGCGTAGGTTGAGCCAGAGGGCGACGCCATACGGTGAGGTTGAAGAAGGGGAGGAACAGGGCCGTCAGCGCCATGCCCTCCAGAGTTCCTGTGGCCAGGCGCAGAAGGTTGCTCGGCTCGTATAGGTGCGGCAGGCCCGGGAAGAAGGTCAGGTAGGAGTTGAGGCCGTCGAACCCCCAGATGGCGAGGAAGGCCAGAAGCATCGCGAGGATGGAGCGCCGCGGCAGTTGCCCGGCGCGGATGCGGCCTGTGGCCGCCAGCCACAATAGCCCGCCCAGCGCGGCCAGGTACTGTCCGCTGCATCGGGCGCACAACGGCAGCGGCCGCCCACCGAGCACGTAGGTGCGATCGAGGATCTGGTGGCAAACCGCGTACCCGACGCGGTCTGCCTTACTCAGCAGGCCGCCGGGAGCGACGATGATGATCCCGAGGATGATCAGGAGGGAGATGCCCCATAGCAACCGTTGGGTCGGCGAGTGAGCTTCGCCCCCTCTCCCCGCCTCCCCCGTCGATGATTTTCCTGTTTCTGTGGTCATTGTGGGCTCCTGCTGGATTATAAATCGGGAGGGGGGCTTTGGGAAGTGGTAGAATGGGGCGATTGGCGGGATGTGCCACCGATCGTGCCCGTGTTTGACCTCTCACGCTCGTGGAATTATAATCGACTATGTTGTGAAAGTGGTGTAGAAGGGGTGCTATATGGCGGTGCGCCAGATTATCACGATTGAGGACCCGATCTTGCGCCAGCGATCGCGCAAGGTGCGGGAGTTTGGTCCGGAGCTAGGGCAGCTCATCGACGATATGATTGAGACGATGCGGGAGGCCCCTGGGGTGGGATTGGCGGCGCCGCAGGTGGGTGTGTTGCAGCGCGTGATCGTGGTAGAGGTGCCCAAGGACGAGGAGGATCCCGAGGCGGGCACCCTCTTGTATGAGATGGTCAACCCGGAGATCGTGAAGGCCGCCCGGGAGATCGTCGAGGGGGAGGAAGGCTGCCTTTCCATTCCGGGCTACGTGGGCGACGTGCCGCGTCATACCATGGTGGTCGTGCGTGGGCAGGATCGGTTTGGCCGCCCGGTGCGCGTGCGAGCGCATGGGTTCCTGGCCCGCGTCTTCCAGCATGAGATCGATCACCTGGACGGGGTGCTATTCATCGATCGTGTGACGAGCCCGGAGAAGATCCGCAAGATCGAGCCGGAGGAGGAGTTGGAGGGAGAGGCCGCCGAGGCCGCGGCCGCCATGGAGCTGGCCGATTCGGGCTCTTGAGGGGCACGGGAAAGCGCACACGGGCGCCGGGGGCTCTTCCCCGACGCCCGTTTTTGTTTCCCGTGGATCGTGTGCGGGAGCCCGTGGGCCGATCGGTCCGGGGGGTTACTGGAGCAACCTCCGGATGATGGTGCCCACCCCCTCGACCCGGTCGAGGATCCGGCCCGAGTCGGCGTAGTCGATGCCCATGCCCACCGCCCACGTGATGACGGCCAGGTATGCAACAGCGGAAAGGAGCATGGCCTGGGTTCCCAGGACGGTGGTGAGCAGTCCCCCGATCAGCGTGACCGTCCGGGCTGCCTGCGTGATCAGGTCCACGTGATTGTCGAAACGGGTGCGCAGGAGCTTGATCTCCGTGGCGGTCTGGTCCAGCTTCTCCACCGTCAGGCTGGGCTGCGCCAGGGCCGTCTGTGCCAGTTGCTGGGTATCCTCTACGGCCAGTGCCCAGCGCAACGTGGCATCGAGCTGATCCCCGCTCAGCCACCGCCGCAGCATGTTCTCGATCTTTTCCTTCAGCGAGTCCAGCGCCTCCTCGCCCAGCCAGGAGGTCAGTGCCGTGATCGCCTTTTTCAGCCGGTCGACACCCAGCCGAATCAGACGCCCGAGGTTGGGGATCTGTTCCAGCTCCAGCCCCAGCATCTGGAGGGCCCGGAGGACCGCGTCCTCATCCAGGCGGGAGAGCGCCTCCGCGCAGGCCATGATGGCCTGGTGAACACCCTCGACCAGCGCTTCCAGCGTCTCGGAAGTGACGGCCTGGAACGTTTGGACGGCCTTTTGCAGGGAGAGGGATCGGAAGGCCTCCACCTCTGGCGCCTCGGCCGGACGGAGCATCCCGCGGGTGGCGGAGGGTGGCTGGGTGATCGGCTCCGTCAGCGGACGTCGGAGCGCCCGCGTCGTCTCCTCCAGCGCCCCCAGCGCCTCGGTCAGCGATGGAGGTGTGGTGGCGATGGTGCGGGAGTCCGGCGTCGTAGGTTCCCCCTCGCCCACCGCCTGACCTGCCGCCACGAGCACGTAGGCCACCTGGAAGTCCGTCACCAGGCTGGCCAGGCCGTCCACGCTGACCCGTTCGGCCTGCGCGGCCGATCGGGTAGTGCCCAGGCGGCCCAGCATGAACATGTGATACCGCTCGCTCGCCTGATCGTAGCGGGTGTAGGCTTGCTCCATCTCCGTGATCGCGAACTCGATCGCGGCCGGGTCGCTCTCGGCCAGTGCCTCCTGCAGATCCTGTCCTGCCAGCACGAGAGTGCGAGCGCTCAGTAGAAAGTCGCTGGTATACAGGACGTGGCTTTCGGGCATCTCAAGACTCCTTTCACATGGAGGGGAGATCCACGGGATTCTGGTTTCCAGAGAGAGGCGTTGTTGCCGTGGAGCATTATAGAGGCGCATGTGAGGAAAGTCAATCGTTTGACAGAAGTCGGGGAATATGGCATAATCCGCGTGCCAATTGAAGAGTGTAACAACTGTGAACCGGAAGAGTAGCCGCCAAAGCGGGCTTCAGAGAGCCGGGGTAAGGTGTGAGCCCGGTAGCAGCGCAGGCGGTGAATGGGCCGGGGAGTTGGGGACCGAAAGGGAAACCGAGTAGGCTCCTCCGGAGACTCCACCGTTATCTGGGAGCTGGGTATCGGGCGGCGCCAAAGGCGCAGTCGGCCCCGTACCTGTAGAGTGAGGCTGGCGAACGGGATCCCTCCGTGCTTCACGGGGGATTTTTCATTTCCCGGACGCCGCCTAAGCAGGGTGGCACCGCGGGGAACGCATATCGTCCTCGTCCCTGAGCGAATCGGGGCGAGGATGTTTTTTTAGGCGAGTCAGCGAATGAGCGGATCAGCATCTCAGTGTGATGCGGGATGCGCTGTTCCGCCCGGAGGGTGAGAGGATGTATCATCCGAGTTTGGACGAGTTCAAGCGATTGGCCGGGCGTGGGAACCTGGTGCCGGTGTATCGAGAGCTGCCGGCCGACCTGGAGACGCCGGTCTCGGTCTATATCAAGCTGCGGAACGGTGGGCCGTCGTTCCTGCTGGAGTCGGTGGAGAAGGGCGAGCAGTTGGGGCGATACTCGTTCATCGGCGTGCAGCCGCCGATGACGCTGTTGTGCAAGCGCGATCGGGTGCGCCTGACGTCCGGCGGGGGCGCCGTGCTGGAGGAGAGATCCGGCACGGACCCGTTCACTGAGCTGCAGAAGGTGTTGGAACGGCGTCGTCCTGTCCAGTTGCCGGGGCTGCCTCGCTTCACCGGTGGCGCGGTGGGATACTGGGGGTACGATACCGTGCGTTTCATCGAGCGGCTTCCGGAGACGGCGATTGACGATCGTCCCGACCTGCCCGATGCCGCCTTCCTTCTAGCCGATAATCTGGTCGTGTTCGATCATGTGCGCCATCGGTTGCTGGTGCTGGCCAACGCTCGTCTGGAGGGGGACCTGACGTCCGCGTATGTGGAGGCGGTCGCCCGGATCGAGGGCGTGGTGGATCGGCTGCGCCAGCCGTTGCATGTGCCGAGGCTGGAGAATGTGGCCACCGACGATCCGTGGGAGTCGAACTTCACCCAGGATCAGTATGAGGAGATGGTGCGCGTGGCCAAGGAGTACATCGTGGCCGGCGACATCTTCCAGGTGGTGCTCAGCCAGCGATTGCGCCGTCGCACTCGGGCGGATGCGCTCACCATCTACCGGGCACTGCGCATGTTGAACCCGTCTCCCTACATGTTCCTGCTGGAGATGCCCGGCGATGTTCGGCTGATCGGCTCCTCGCCGGAGATGCACGTGCGGCTGGAGGGGCGCATGGCCTATCTGCATCCGATCGCGGGGACGCGCTGGCGCGGCGAAACGCCCGAGGAGGACGCCCGGCTGGCGGAGGAGCTCCTGGCGGACCCCAAGGAGCGCGCCGAGCATGTGATGTTGGTGGATCTGGGGCGTAACGATCTGGGCCGGGTGTGCGAATATGGCACGGTTCAGGTCCCGGTCATGATGACGGTGGAGCGCTATTCGCATGTCATGCACATCGTATCGGACGTGCAGGGCGTGGTGCGGCCGGATATGAACGCCTTTGATCTGCTGAAGGCGACCTTCCCCGCCGGGACCGTGTCGGGCGCCCCCAAGGTGCGGGCTATGGAGATCATCGAGGAGCTGGAGGGGATACGCCGGGGGCCATACGCGGGCGCGGTGGGGTATGTGGACTACGATGGCACCATGGACACCTGCATCGCCATTCGCACCATCGTGATGCAGGGGGACGTCTGCTACATCCAGGCGGGGGGCGGCATCGTAGCCGACAGCGAGCCGACTTATGAGTATAATGAGACGATGAACAAAGCTCGCGCCCTGGCCCTCGCCGTTGAACAGGCGGAGCGGGGGTTGGTGTAGGCGGGGGGCGAAGAGCGATTACGTTTTACTCCTTACGTTTTACGCATTCCTGTCAGGTGGTGCACATTGAGCGTAGGGGGTAAAGCGTAAAGCGTAAAACGTAATACGTAAAACGTAATACGTAATACGTAACACGTAATACGTAACACGTACTGCATCACCCTGACAAAGTCGTCTAGGAGGGATCACT
It includes:
- a CDS encoding DUF2085 domain-containing protein, which gives rise to MTTETGKSSTGEAGRGGEAHSPTQRLLWGISLLIILGIIIVAPGGLLSKADRVGYAVCHQILDRTYVLGGRPLPLCARCSGQYLAALGGLLWLAATGRIRAGQLPRRSILAMLLAFLAIWGFDGLNSYLTFFPGLPHLYEPSNLLRLATGTLEGMALTALFLPFFNLTVWRRPLAQPTLRGWRDLLGWMLLSTLIVLAIRSEWASLLYPAALLSVLGVLALLTMVNTMIVALALRRDGVAETWGDAAMVLVPGLALALMEILALNLIRGALSRWLGLPF
- the def gene encoding peptide deformylase is translated as MAVRQIITIEDPILRQRSRKVREFGPELGQLIDDMIETMREAPGVGLAAPQVGVLQRVIVVEVPKDEEDPEAGTLLYEMVNPEIVKAAREIVEGEEGCLSIPGYVGDVPRHTMVVVRGQDRFGRPVRVRAHGFLARVFQHEIDHLDGVLFIDRVTSPEKIRKIEPEEELEGEAAEAAAAMELADSGS
- a CDS encoding DUF4013 domain-containing protein, which produces MDIGKALTFVFEDPEWTSKVLIGGLMVLGGVLLSPILIGFFFFFVLQGYAVELFKNVRDGVEYPLPRWDNWGDKAVTGLKLFVIFLIWSLPIIVIAVISALFSALLGNTDLEGLAAILSICLSCISTIWSILLALAVPGILNLFAETEEISSGLRFGEIFAFTREHIGSIIVALIGSMVAGLVGAIVGTLLCGIGLLFAGFWAAMVEFHLFGQVARQAQAPAEIPSATV
- a CDS encoding HAD family hydrolase; its protein translation is MTPFDWLEVLNPNVSLGHIRHALFDFDGTISTIRQGWEGIMRPLMVEMICDGADVPPERREAIEREVAEYVDRSTGILTIRQMEWLAEAVRRHGLAREPRSAREYKAIYNERLLRPVRERLGRLERGEVTVDDLMIAGARRFLELLVERDVILYLASGTDHEYVMEEAGALGIVHLFSGGIYGALDETEAHDKARIIQRILDDHDLHGAELVVVGDGPVEIREAKDRGALALGVASDEVRRRGWNERKRQRLINAGADLLIPDFTQAETLARILFGELALPS
- a CDS encoding sugar kinase codes for the protein MSTLTFQRLEEMLSALAGARVLLIGDLCLDAYWYADMTRSELSRETPRFPLPIVTETYSPGGAANVAANLAALGVGHVQAIGVLGNDWRGEILMRELADRGIDLSAVVRSLQRTTPTYIKPIRRGYGDVEQEDSRLDFQDFAPLPADLEDAVIEAVRGAIAAADAVILGDQLDPGVITPRVRAALIEMAAADPERPFVVDSRKHIGEFRAMILKPNELELAQAMAPDRKGVIDRSMVEEMGRALARRSGRPCFVTLGSDGALLCREDGTVHLPAAPVRPPLDIVGAGDAFLAALGAALAAGAALEEAGSLGNLAAAVVVEKLNQTGTASPDELRERLELAQRVEDAS
- the trpE gene encoding anthranilate synthase component I gives rise to the protein MYHPSLDEFKRLAGRGNLVPVYRELPADLETPVSVYIKLRNGGPSFLLESVEKGEQLGRYSFIGVQPPMTLLCKRDRVRLTSGGGAVLEERSGTDPFTELQKVLERRRPVQLPGLPRFTGGAVGYWGYDTVRFIERLPETAIDDRPDLPDAAFLLADNLVVFDHVRHRLLVLANARLEGDLTSAYVEAVARIEGVVDRLRQPLHVPRLENVATDDPWESNFTQDQYEEMVRVAKEYIVAGDIFQVVLSQRLRRRTRADALTIYRALRMLNPSPYMFLLEMPGDVRLIGSSPEMHVRLEGRMAYLHPIAGTRWRGETPEEDARLAEELLADPKERAEHVMLVDLGRNDLGRVCEYGTVQVPVMMTVERYSHVMHIVSDVQGVVRPDMNAFDLLKATFPAGTVSGAPKVRAMEIIEELEGIRRGPYAGAVGYVDYDGTMDTCIAIRTIVMQGDVCYIQAGGGIVADSEPTYEYNETMNKARALALAVEQAERGLV